One Sphingobacteruim zhuxiongii DNA window includes the following coding sequences:
- a CDS encoding citrate synthase produces MSETASINLNGSSYEFPVITGTENEKAIDISKLRDQSGYITLDPGYKNTGATKSAITFLDGEKGILHYRGYAIEELAEKSTFLEVAYLLIYGNLPSKEVLEKFRSDIRAQMMIHEDMKNFFTGFPSKSHPMGQLSCLVGVLSSFYPESLNPNQSDEDEDKMIINLLAKMPTIVSWIQKKSLGHPVVYPKNNFGYIENFLNMIFGEVNQDKTFDPLVIDAMHKLLILHADHEQNCSTSTVRIVGSSNANMYASISAGINALWGPLHGGANQAVIEMLEAIKDDGGDAEKYLAKAKDKNDPFRLMGFGHRVYKNFDPRAKIIKKACDDVLEKLGVNDPVLEIAKKLEEAALNDQYFIDRKLYPNVDFYSGIIYRALGFNSDMFTVLFALGRLPGWIAQWKEMRDNKEPIGRPRQVYIGETLRPYVSIKDR; encoded by the coding sequence ATGTCAGAAACAGCATCTATTAACTTAAATGGCTCTTCTTATGAGTTCCCAGTAATCACTGGAACGGAAAATGAGAAAGCAATTGATATTTCAAAATTAAGAGATCAGTCGGGTTATATCACATTAGACCCTGGTTATAAAAATACCGGAGCGACAAAGAGCGCGATTACCTTCTTAGATGGTGAAAAAGGTATTCTTCATTACAGAGGATATGCTATTGAAGAATTAGCAGAAAAGTCAACTTTCTTAGAAGTTGCCTACTTATTAATTTATGGCAATCTTCCATCGAAAGAAGTATTAGAGAAATTCCGTTCGGATATCCGTGCGCAAATGATGATCCATGAAGACATGAAAAACTTCTTCACTGGATTTCCATCAAAGTCTCACCCAATGGGTCAATTATCATGTTTAGTTGGTGTTTTATCATCTTTCTATCCTGAATCATTAAACCCTAATCAATCGGATGAAGACGAGGACAAGATGATCATCAACTTATTGGCGAAAATGCCAACAATTGTTTCTTGGATTCAAAAGAAATCTCTAGGTCATCCTGTTGTTTATCCTAAAAACAACTTCGGTTATATCGAGAACTTCCTAAACATGATTTTTGGTGAAGTGAATCAAGATAAAACATTCGATCCATTAGTAATTGATGCAATGCACAAACTATTGATTCTACACGCTGATCACGAACAAAACTGTTCGACATCAACTGTACGTATCGTTGGGTCTTCGAATGCTAATATGTACGCTTCAATTTCAGCAGGTATTAACGCACTATGGGGTCCTCTTCATGGCGGCGCAAATCAAGCAGTAATCGAAATGTTAGAAGCAATTAAAGATGACGGTGGAGACGCAGAGAAATACTTAGCGAAAGCGAAAGATAAGAACGATCCATTCCGTTTAATGGGCTTTGGTCACCGCGTTTATAAAAACTTCGATCCACGTGCGAAAATCATCAAGAAAGCTTGTGATGACGTATTAGAAAAATTAGGTGTTAATGATCCTGTTTTGGAAATCGCTAAGAAATTAGAAGAAGCAGCATTAAATGATCAATATTTCATCGATCGTAAACTATATCCAAACGTTGACTTCTACTCAGGTATCATCTACCGTGCATTAGGATTTAACTCTGATATGTTTACCGTATTATTTGCATTAGGTCGTCTTCCAGGATGGATTGCTCAATGGAAAGAGATGCGCGATAATAAAGAGCCAATTGGTCGTCCAAGACAAGTTTACATTGGTGAAACACTTCGTCCATACGTAAGCATCAAAGACAGATAA
- a CDS encoding BlaI/MecI/CopY family transcriptional regulator: MEKLTIQEEEAMLSIWQLEGGFIRDILDNLKSDEMPYTTLASTIRNLEKKGYVKAVKFANAKRYEPLISSVEYKAKFMNSFVGDYFKNSYKEMVSFFVKEDKLSTNELEEIMDMIRNNKS; this comes from the coding sequence ATGGAAAAGTTAACAATACAAGAAGAGGAAGCGATGCTATCTATTTGGCAACTAGAGGGTGGCTTCATCCGCGATATATTAGATAATTTGAAATCTGACGAAATGCCCTATACAACTTTGGCTTCTACCATCCGTAATTTGGAGAAAAAAGGGTATGTAAAAGCAGTGAAGTTTGCTAATGCAAAACGCTATGAACCTCTTATCTCATCCGTTGAATACAAAGCTAAATTCATGAATTCTTTTGTAGGGGATTACTTCAAAAATTCGTACAAAGAAATGGTCTCTTTTTTTGTGAAAGAAGACAAGCTCAGTACGAATGAACTGGAAGAAATAATGGATATGATTCGAAACAATAAATCTTAG
- a CDS encoding M56 family metallopeptidase, protein MESILTYLLQVNLLIVLIYLGYYFLLKGLTFYNLNRIYFIVGTLYAFIYPFLDIKSWFSRQVELPIGEVLQYFPIVFQEKASFFSLSDLLIMLASAGAIALFAKLLIQLFSLFRIHLHSEPSAWRQYIYRNVIFPIAPFSFFNKIYVHKDQHMENELYDIFKHEHVHVEGHHTWDVLLFEIVLVSCWYNPFVWLMRKAVRQNLEYLTDQQVLDKGVDRQTYQYSLLNVSKQGASVAISNQFNFKTLKKRIMMMNKKRSSKLELSKYAFLLPVFILAGATFTLQKAEAKIETVVIKAAETNVSAIGTKLSGNIIQQDTTKIKYVEQDVNTSNEDVVVQGFPTDSLKGKVTGVRVVTGYKSNIPDQLSNEEAAKHNIIVVDGKVMPKDFDISLIDNSRIDDVRVLTGNDAKAYGAKAKETVLSVKTRKKGDAATRTWYVQDNKGITFTGNSVAVRGYAADNQHVEYEIDGKIVSKAVFEQLKPEDIHSVNVLKGEGKSDDGKQHVGSGTVKVYTKAYAKEHNIENPNSVPNLFEGTATDGKGKTSTFKAEQSGNKKTSEQLILNNGQTKNIAYVKNGELVNSNVLKELSPDKIASVEVLKGENAKSKYGDKYDGVIIITTKDSPLADNIQHKEHDVIISAKKEGTLPKDVLYFIDEKEVTWEQVSKLKPEEIKSMNVFKAGKATEKFGERGKNGVIKIETKSAEK, encoded by the coding sequence ATGGAAAGCATCCTAACCTACCTATTACAAGTAAACCTGTTAATCGTCTTGATTTATCTAGGTTATTATTTCTTATTAAAAGGGCTAACTTTTTATAATCTCAATCGCATTTATTTCATTGTCGGAACACTATATGCCTTTATATACCCCTTCTTGGATATCAAATCGTGGTTTAGCAGACAAGTTGAACTTCCAATTGGTGAAGTATTGCAGTATTTTCCAATCGTTTTTCAAGAAAAAGCGAGCTTCTTTTCTTTGAGTGACCTATTAATCATGCTAGCATCAGCAGGCGCGATTGCCTTATTTGCTAAGTTGCTCATTCAATTATTTAGTCTTTTTAGGATACACTTACATTCCGAGCCATCGGCTTGGCGTCAGTATATTTATCGCAATGTAATTTTCCCTATTGCACCATTTTCATTCTTCAACAAGATCTATGTGCATAAAGATCAGCATATGGAGAATGAACTCTACGATATTTTTAAACACGAACATGTTCACGTTGAGGGCCATCATACTTGGGATGTTTTGCTGTTTGAAATAGTATTGGTAAGCTGTTGGTATAATCCTTTCGTGTGGCTAATGCGCAAAGCTGTACGTCAAAATCTAGAATACTTGACCGATCAACAAGTGCTAGATAAAGGTGTCGATCGTCAGACTTATCAGTACTCATTGCTTAACGTCTCCAAGCAGGGTGCTTCGGTAGCGATAAGTAATCAATTTAACTTTAAAACCTTAAAAAAGCGCATTATGATGATGAACAAAAAACGCTCATCCAAATTGGAGTTAAGCAAATATGCTTTTCTATTACCAGTATTTATATTGGCGGGAGCAACATTCACCCTGCAAAAAGCAGAGGCTAAGATCGAAACCGTGGTGATTAAAGCCGCTGAGACGAATGTTTCGGCGATTGGAACTAAACTCTCGGGAAATATAATTCAGCAAGATACAACGAAGATAAAGTACGTTGAGCAGGATGTAAACACGTCGAATGAGGACGTCGTCGTCCAAGGGTTTCCGACCGATAGTTTAAAAGGAAAAGTCACTGGTGTCAGAGTCGTTACAGGCTATAAATCGAATATCCCCGATCAGTTGAGTAACGAAGAGGCTGCCAAACACAACATTATTGTGGTTGACGGAAAGGTGATGCCTAAGGATTTCGATATCTCATTAATTGATAACAGCCGGATTGACGACGTTCGCGTGTTGACGGGAAATGATGCGAAAGCATATGGTGCTAAAGCGAAAGAGACCGTGCTTTCTGTAAAAACTAGAAAAAAGGGCGATGCAGCAACTCGTACTTGGTATGTACAAGATAATAAGGGAATAACATTCACTGGAAATTCTGTTGCAGTACGCGGATATGCTGCGGATAATCAGCATGTTGAATATGAGATTGACGGTAAGATTGTAAGTAAGGCTGTATTTGAGCAACTTAAACCTGAAGATATTCACAGTGTAAATGTACTGAAGGGCGAAGGGAAATCTGACGACGGTAAACAGCATGTTGGATCAGGAACTGTAAAGGTTTATACCAAAGCATATGCTAAAGAGCATAACATAGAAAATCCAAACTCGGTTCCAAATTTATTTGAAGGAACAGCAACCGATGGAAAAGGTAAAACAAGTACTTTTAAAGCAGAGCAGTCAGGTAATAAAAAAACTTCGGAACAACTCATATTAAATAATGGCCAAACCAAAAACATTGCTTATGTTAAAAACGGTGAGCTCGTGAATTCGAATGTGTTAAAAGAGCTAAGTCCAGATAAAATTGCAAGTGTTGAAGTGCTGAAAGGGGAAAATGCTAAATCAAAATATGGGGATAAGTACGATGGAGTAATAATAATTACAACCAAGGACTCACCATTAGCCGATAATATACAGCACAAAGAACACGACGTCATTATATCGGCGAAGAAAGAAGGTACGCTACCAAAAGATGTACTTTATTTTATTGATGAAAAAGAAGTGACTTGGGAGCAAGTAAGTAAGCTTAAGCCTGAAGAAATCAAGTCCATGAACGTTTTTAAAGCGGGTAAGGCTACAGAAAAATTTGGTGAGCGAGGTAAGAATGGAGTAATTAAAATTGAAACAAAAAGTGCCGAAAAATAA
- the pth gene encoding aminoacyl-tRNA hydrolase produces the protein MNYLIVGLGNIGKEYADTRHNIGFMVADELANQAGTTWSTLKHAYYTEYKQRGHNIYVIKPTTFMNLSGKAVNYWMQELKVPVENVLVIVDDLAIPFSSIRIKPKGSAAGHNGLRSIEASIGGQHYPRLRFGIGDNFSKGRQVDYVLGPFDKEEQRELPALIEHAVKMVSSFINIGIGLTMTNLNTK, from the coding sequence ATGAACTATTTAATTGTAGGATTGGGGAATATCGGCAAAGAGTATGCTGATACAAGACATAACATAGGATTTATGGTTGCAGACGAGCTTGCTAATCAAGCTGGCACGACCTGGTCGACACTGAAGCATGCTTATTACACCGAATACAAGCAACGCGGACACAATATCTATGTGATCAAACCTACAACTTTTATGAACTTAAGCGGAAAAGCGGTTAACTATTGGATGCAGGAGCTTAAAGTTCCTGTGGAGAATGTATTGGTTATTGTTGATGATTTAGCGATTCCTTTCAGCTCTATTCGTATAAAGCCTAAAGGATCTGCCGCAGGTCATAATGGTCTTCGCTCCATTGAAGCTTCCATTGGCGGACAACATTACCCTAGACTTCGATTTGGAATTGGCGATAACTTCTCAAAAGGACGCCAAGTAGATTATGTGTTAGGTCCATTTGATAAGGAAGAGCAAAGAGAATTACCAGCCTTAATAGAACATGCTGTTAAAATGGTCAGCAGTTTTATTAATATCGGTATTGGACTGACCATGACTAATTTGAATACAAAATAA
- the azu gene encoding azurin produces MNKINTLAIKALAIALFASSCGNSNSNGNDTVENSNQQTETPTVVETPTPIKEELPIATETSNEVTIESNDQMKYNLSEIKVKVSDPVKLTLKHVGQMKKDVMGHNFVLLKLGTDVAAFTSEAMNAKDKDYIPNQKDVIAHTKVIGGGEQDVIEFTLPSVGVYDFICSFPGHAGIMKGKIIAE; encoded by the coding sequence ATGAATAAAATAAACACACTCGCAATCAAAGCATTAGCTATCGCGCTCTTTGCAAGCTCATGCGGTAATTCTAACTCAAATGGCAATGATACAGTCGAAAATAGCAATCAGCAAACAGAGACGCCAACTGTTGTTGAAACGCCTACTCCGATAAAGGAGGAGTTACCTATTGCGACAGAAACTAGTAATGAGGTAACGATTGAAAGCAACGATCAGATGAAGTACAACCTCAGTGAGATCAAAGTTAAAGTAAGTGATCCGGTAAAATTAACGTTGAAACATGTTGGCCAAATGAAGAAAGACGTGATGGGACACAATTTCGTTTTGCTGAAGTTAGGGACCGACGTCGCGGCCTTTACTTCCGAAGCGATGAATGCGAAAGACAAGGATTATATCCCTAATCAGAAAGATGTCATTGCGCATACGAAAGTAATTGGAGGAGGGGAACAAGATGTTATCGAGTTCACACTACCGAGTGTAGGAGTCTATGATTTTATCTGCTCATTCCCAGGACATGCAGGGATAATGAAGGGAAAGATCATTGCTGAATAA
- a CDS encoding nitric-oxide reductase large subunit, with protein MRKERKLWWSFILVVAISFSVLLYYGYEIYQVSPPVPEQVVDTQGNVLFTGQEIKDGQNVWQSIGGQEVGTIWGHGAYVAPDWTADWLHREAEHMLNSYSQSEFQKNYSSLNDEDQAKLQIRLKKSIRKNTFNEQTKILTIDTDRVNAITALSSYYTGLFTDDPQFDQLRKDYAIPKNAIKDADRLQKMNAFFFWATWATVTERPGESVSYTHNWPNEKLVGNEMTMDLLAWSGVSIILLIFCVGALVLWQVKSGEEEELLYPAQDPLLRQGITPSMRLTKKYFWIVSLLMLVQVGLGIVTAHYGVEGDGLYGIPLDQFLPYAVTRTWHTQLAIFWIATAWLATGLYIAPAVGGKDPKFQCFGVNFLFIALLIIVAGSMIGQWFGVMQKLDLVQNFWFGHQGYEYVDLGRFWQLFLFVGLFVWLALMVRPLIPVLKQGGAEKNLIIMFLISCSAIALFYGAGLMWGRQTNLAIAEYWRWWVVHLWVEGFFEVFATVVMAFLFVRLGLLKPKAATASVLFSTIIFLSGGILGTFHHLYFSGTPTAVMALGATFSALEVVPLTIIGFEAYHNYKLSKSTKWLQDYKWPIYYLISVAFWNFLGAGVFGFIINPPIALYYVQGLNTTPLHGHTALFGVYGMLGIGLMLFVLRSLYREVQWNERILKIGFWSLNIGLLGMALLSLLPVGIWQAIASIEHGMWYARSAELMQQPFMVFLKWMRTPGDVVFAIGVLACAWFVFDLTLKNKIKN; from the coding sequence ATGCGTAAAGAAAGAAAACTATGGTGGTCATTTATATTAGTAGTCGCGATTTCGTTTAGCGTTCTGCTTTATTATGGCTACGAAATATATCAAGTATCGCCACCCGTCCCAGAACAAGTTGTCGATACCCAAGGAAATGTGTTATTCACCGGCCAAGAGATCAAAGATGGTCAAAATGTATGGCAAAGTATCGGTGGTCAAGAAGTTGGAACAATATGGGGTCACGGCGCGTACGTGGCTCCAGATTGGACAGCAGATTGGTTACATCGAGAAGCGGAACATATGCTGAATAGCTATAGTCAAAGTGAGTTTCAAAAAAACTATTCATCGCTCAATGATGAAGATCAAGCGAAACTACAAATCCGTTTAAAAAAGAGCATTCGAAAGAATACGTTTAATGAACAGACGAAAATACTAACGATAGATACAGATCGAGTAAATGCGATCACTGCGTTGTCAAGCTACTATACAGGTTTGTTTACGGATGATCCGCAATTCGACCAATTGAGGAAGGATTATGCTATTCCAAAGAACGCTATTAAAGATGCCGATCGATTGCAAAAAATGAATGCCTTTTTCTTTTGGGCAACATGGGCAACGGTGACTGAAAGACCGGGCGAGAGTGTATCTTACACCCATAACTGGCCGAATGAAAAATTGGTCGGGAATGAAATGACGATGGATCTTCTCGCATGGTCGGGAGTAAGTATTATTCTGTTAATCTTCTGTGTGGGCGCATTGGTGTTGTGGCAAGTAAAATCTGGCGAAGAGGAGGAGTTGCTCTATCCAGCTCAGGATCCGCTACTACGTCAGGGAATTACCCCATCAATGCGTCTAACGAAGAAATACTTCTGGATCGTTAGTTTACTGATGCTCGTGCAGGTGGGATTAGGGATTGTCACTGCGCATTATGGGGTCGAAGGAGACGGGCTTTACGGTATTCCTTTAGATCAATTTCTTCCCTATGCTGTTACGCGGACTTGGCATACGCAATTAGCAATATTTTGGATTGCTACAGCCTGGTTAGCAACTGGTTTATATATCGCTCCTGCAGTTGGCGGGAAAGACCCGAAGTTTCAATGCTTTGGTGTAAACTTCCTATTCATTGCACTGTTAATTATCGTCGCTGGGTCAATGATCGGACAATGGTTCGGCGTTATGCAGAAATTAGATTTAGTGCAAAACTTCTGGTTTGGACATCAAGGATATGAATATGTTGACTTAGGCCGATTTTGGCAACTCTTTCTGTTTGTTGGTCTGTTTGTTTGGTTAGCATTAATGGTACGACCTCTTATACCGGTGCTGAAGCAGGGTGGCGCTGAAAAAAATCTGATCATCATGTTTCTAATATCCTGTTCGGCAATTGCCTTATTTTATGGGGCAGGGCTGATGTGGGGGAGACAAACTAATTTAGCAATCGCTGAATATTGGAGATGGTGGGTTGTTCATCTTTGGGTAGAAGGCTTTTTTGAAGTATTTGCTACTGTCGTTATGGCTTTCCTGTTTGTAAGGTTGGGTTTGTTGAAACCCAAAGCGGCGACCGCAAGTGTGCTATTTTCAACGATTATTTTTCTCTCAGGTGGAATCCTTGGTACATTTCATCATTTATACTTCTCAGGGACCCCGACAGCGGTAATGGCGCTTGGAGCCACTTTTAGTGCGTTGGAAGTCGTGCCCCTTACGATAATAGGGTTCGAGGCCTACCATAACTATAAATTATCTAAGTCGACAAAATGGCTACAAGATTATAAATGGCCAATCTACTATCTGATTTCTGTCGCATTTTGGAATTTCCTAGGAGCAGGTGTGTTTGGTTTTATAATAAACCCACCAATTGCTCTATACTATGTACAAGGGCTTAACACGACCCCATTACATGGACATACCGCATTATTTGGTGTTTATGGGATGCTTGGTATAGGACTTATGCTATTCGTTCTACGAAGTCTATATCGCGAGGTGCAATGGAACGAAAGGATATTAAAAATTGGCTTCTGGAGCTTAAATATTGGCTTACTTGGAATGGCATTATTAAGCTTACTACCGGTAGGTATTTGGCAAGCAATTGCTAGTATCGAACATGGAATGTGGTACGCACGGTCGGCAGAATTGATGCAACAACCTTTCATGGTGTTTCTGAAGTGGATGAGAACTCCAGGCGATGTGGTTTTCGCGATTGGTGTATTGGCCTGCGCATGGTTTGTATTTGATCTTACATTAAAAAATAAAATAAAAAACTGA
- the ric gene encoding iron-sulfur cluster repair di-iron protein — MENLINEKIGDIVAKNFHAAAVFSKYGMDFCCGGQKSIKEAAEKKSVDLVKLQEELVAVLNEPNQSNIDYTAWPADLLASYIEKTHHRYVREKAPVILAYLNKLCQVHGARHPELLEVNKLFQESAKELNQHLLKEERILFPYIVQLINAEIDHTEPSETAFGTIANPIHMMEHEHDTEGERFEKIAKLTDNYSVPADGCSTYSVTYDMLKEFEEDLHKHIHLENNILFPQSIALEQALN; from the coding sequence ATGGAAAATTTGATAAATGAAAAAATAGGAGACATTGTAGCAAAGAATTTTCATGCTGCAGCGGTATTTAGTAAATATGGAATGGACTTTTGTTGTGGAGGTCAGAAATCGATTAAAGAAGCCGCAGAAAAAAAATCTGTCGATCTTGTAAAGTTACAAGAAGAGCTTGTCGCCGTGCTCAATGAACCAAATCAAAGTAATATTGACTATACAGCTTGGCCGGCAGATCTACTAGCATCTTACATCGAAAAAACTCATCACCGCTATGTTCGTGAAAAGGCACCAGTTATACTAGCTTATTTAAATAAATTATGTCAGGTACACGGAGCTCGACATCCTGAATTATTGGAGGTGAATAAGCTTTTTCAAGAAAGTGCAAAAGAGCTCAATCAACATTTACTAAAAGAAGAGCGTATTTTATTTCCCTACATTGTGCAATTAATAAATGCCGAAATAGATCATACGGAACCTTCTGAGACAGCTTTTGGTACCATTGCTAATCCAATACATATGATGGAGCATGAGCACGATACAGAAGGAGAGCGATTTGAGAAGATTGCAAAATTGACCGATAATTATTCAGTTCCCGCAGATGGCTGTAGTACCTACAGCGTGACATATGATATGTTGAAAGAGTTTGAAGAGGATTTACACAAGCATATCCATTTGGAGAATAATATCTTATTTCCTCAATCAATTGCTTTAGAGCAAGCTTTAAATTAA